The Sedimentisphaera salicampi genome includes a region encoding these proteins:
- a CDS encoding Gfo/Idh/MocA family protein produces the protein MDNITRRNFGKLSLSAAGALSLGGISQISAAASANSKVVLAVAGIRSRGRQLAENFAGIKDCEVKYVIDVDSRYLDHAAKSVEQKQGKAPKAIKDYREALDDKDVHGLVVATPEHWHAPMSIEAVKAGKHVYVEKPCCHNPAEGEMLVEAMNKYDKLIQMGNQRRSFRIVEQMIDEIRSGEIGRPYFARTWYSRKRGPIGKGKVIDVPSYLDWELWQGPAPREEYRDNVHPYNWHWFWNWGTGEALNNGTHELDVARWALGVDFPTKVTSLGGRYHYPKDDWEFFDTQNISVEFEGDKLITWEGISSASMKICGHSRGALIQGTKGYVEYGSSSYKVFDLNGKLLRHEDQAAKSKDSTNVIDPGLNDYHAENFVYSILGKDSINSPVDEGYKSILLGLLGNIAAKTSTMLHCDPKNGHILDNPDAQRYWRRVYEPGWEPKV, from the coding sequence ATGGACAACATTACAAGAAGAAATTTTGGCAAACTCTCGCTTTCTGCCGCAGGTGCGCTGAGTCTTGGCGGAATATCGCAAATCTCAGCAGCAGCTTCGGCTAACTCTAAGGTCGTTTTGGCTGTTGCGGGAATCAGAAGCAGAGGAAGACAGTTGGCGGAAAACTTTGCCGGCATAAAAGACTGCGAAGTTAAATACGTTATAGATGTTGATTCAAGGTACCTTGACCATGCCGCAAAGAGTGTGGAACAAAAGCAGGGAAAGGCGCCGAAGGCTATCAAAGATTACCGCGAAGCCCTTGATGATAAAGACGTTCACGGATTAGTTGTTGCCACGCCGGAACATTGGCATGCCCCAATGAGCATTGAAGCTGTGAAGGCCGGCAAGCACGTGTACGTAGAAAAGCCGTGTTGCCACAATCCCGCAGAAGGTGAGATGCTGGTGGAGGCTATGAATAAATATGACAAACTCATCCAGATGGGCAACCAGCGCCGCTCATTCCGTATTGTTGAGCAGATGATTGATGAGATCAGGAGCGGAGAGATCGGAAGGCCGTATTTCGCACGCACATGGTATTCAAGAAAACGCGGCCCGATAGGCAAGGGCAAGGTGATTGATGTACCCTCATATTTGGACTGGGAGCTCTGGCAGGGACCAGCCCCGAGAGAAGAATATCGCGATAACGTACACCCGTACAACTGGCACTGGTTTTGGAACTGGGGCACAGGAGAAGCCCTCAATAACGGCACGCACGAACTCGATGTTGCCAGATGGGCTCTCGGCGTGGACTTCCCCACAAAAGTAACAAGTCTGGGCGGCAGATACCACTACCCCAAAGATGACTGGGAGTTTTTTGATACACAGAATATAAGTGTTGAATTTGAAGGCGATAAACTCATAACATGGGAAGGAATCAGCAGCGCTTCAATGAAGATCTGCGGCCACAGCCGCGGGGCTCTGATACAAGGCACAAAAGGATACGTTGAATACGGCTCAAGCTCATATAAAGTTTTCGATCTAAACGGCAAGCTTCTAAGGCATGAAGATCAGGCTGCTAAAAGCAAGGACAGCACAAATGTTATAGACCCTGGCCTTAATGATTATCACGCAGAGAATTTTGTTTATTCGATCCTCGGCAAAGACAGCATAAACTCTCCTGTGGATGAAGGCTATAAGAGCATCCTTCTCGGGCTTCTGGGGAATATTGCTGCCAAAACCTCAACTATGCTCCATTGCGATCCGAAAAACGGACATATTCTCGATAATCCCGATGCTCAGAGGTATTGGAGAAGGGTTTATGAGCCCGGTTGGGAGCCGAAAGTTTAA
- a CDS encoding FAD:protein FMN transferase codes for MNTRFNLVLPSVDFEHSEEIFEQVKTEVLRLEKVFSRFDSEAELYRFNQSSEKDIITVSGDLSKALRICKDYSEKTDGYFNPSYSGEIDLGGIGKGYALEEVRKILLDYALSRAFVSFGESSIYGLGSHPHGNCWEVAVCNPFRKDESLDNFKLLNSSLSVSGFSVLQNGVSGYHIVDPKTGRLAQNNMLVCVLSDSSIKSEVISTAVYASSGKWLPGKDLFPSIKTAVIELNGNGEIIRKHYV; via the coding sequence ATGAACACAAGGTTTAACCTCGTTCTCCCGAGTGTTGATTTCGAACATTCTGAAGAAATTTTCGAACAAGTAAAAACCGAAGTTTTGAGGCTTGAGAAAGTTTTCAGCAGATTTGACAGCGAAGCAGAGCTTTATAGATTTAACCAGAGCAGTGAAAAAGATATAATCACTGTTTCCGGGGATTTGTCAAAGGCTCTGCGAATCTGCAAAGATTATTCTGAAAAAACTGATGGCTATTTTAACCCCTCATATTCAGGTGAAATAGACCTCGGGGGCATTGGCAAGGGCTATGCACTTGAAGAAGTGAGGAAAATATTATTGGACTATGCTCTCTCCAGAGCTTTTGTGAGTTTTGGAGAGAGCTCCATTTACGGCCTTGGAAGCCATCCGCACGGGAACTGCTGGGAGGTTGCTGTATGCAATCCTTTCAGGAAAGATGAGTCCCTTGACAATTTCAAACTGCTAAACAGTTCTTTGTCAGTATCGGGTTTTTCTGTTTTGCAGAACGGTGTCTCGGGATATCATATAGTCGATCCGAAGACCGGCCGACTTGCCCAAAACAATATGCTGGTATGCGTTTTATCAGATAGCAGCATAAAATCGGAAGTGATTTCAACAGCTGTTTATGCCAGTTCAGGTAAGTGGCTCCCAGGAAAAGATCTTTTCCCCTCAATTAAAACAGCAGTAATAGAATTGAATGGTAATGGTGAAATAATCAGGAAACATTATGTCTAA
- a CDS encoding Gfo/Idh/MocA family protein, whose product MSNDKKFTRRELIENMKTIAAGGALAGTVPWISLLSENVPASVAPSDKVNVGFIGTGSRGKALIRYANNVPAINIAATCDNYEPNFKRGLEIAKGSPKGYKDYKKLLKDKSIDCVIIATPLHLHAQMVLDAFAAGKHVFCEKTLTKTIEEAKQVSSAQKETGLILQTGHQRIFDIRYLKAFEDMKAGKLGKITQIRAYWHRNGDWRRHVPKPSLERKINWRMYREYSLGLMTELASHHLQVANWFLGATPEKVMGSGSINYWKDGREVYDNVNVVYRYPGGIHVIYDSLISNKHYGCELQMMGDKGLYELELGKFYSENPPAPAGILRLINDIEHSIFDPVPIAGASWVPETASKYKGEYIVDMHRSRIPNNTLLSLEAFAETVKKGKPVPGMLEHGIDAAVAVILGDKAMVDNEIVNFQKELA is encoded by the coding sequence ATGTCTAATGATAAAAAGTTTACGCGGCGAGAATTAATAGAGAATATGAAAACGATTGCCGCAGGCGGGGCCCTTGCGGGCACAGTGCCTTGGATATCCCTTTTGAGCGAAAATGTACCGGCATCAGTTGCTCCGTCAGATAAAGTGAATGTGGGTTTTATAGGCACAGGTTCCCGAGGGAAAGCGCTGATAAGGTACGCCAACAATGTGCCTGCAATAAATATTGCTGCAACATGCGATAACTATGAGCCCAATTTCAAAAGAGGGCTGGAAATAGCCAAAGGCAGCCCAAAGGGATACAAAGACTACAAGAAGCTCCTCAAAGATAAGAGTATTGATTGCGTTATAATCGCTACACCTTTGCATCTCCATGCTCAGATGGTTCTGGACGCCTTTGCAGCAGGCAAGCACGTATTTTGCGAAAAGACGCTTACCAAAACTATTGAAGAAGCAAAACAAGTTAGCAGCGCGCAGAAGGAAACCGGCCTTATACTTCAAACAGGGCATCAGAGAATCTTTGATATCCGCTACCTCAAGGCCTTTGAGGATATGAAAGCGGGCAAACTCGGCAAGATAACTCAGATCAGGGCATATTGGCACAGAAACGGCGACTGGCGAAGGCATGTCCCAAAGCCCTCTCTCGAGAGAAAAATCAACTGGCGGATGTATCGTGAGTATTCCCTTGGGTTAATGACAGAGCTCGCCTCACACCACCTCCAGGTGGCTAACTGGTTCCTCGGCGCCACTCCGGAAAAGGTTATGGGTTCAGGAAGCATTAACTACTGGAAAGACGGACGTGAGGTGTACGACAATGTAAACGTGGTTTACAGATATCCGGGCGGGATTCATGTGATATACGATTCGCTGATCAGCAATAAGCATTACGGCTGCGAGCTTCAGATGATGGGTGATAAAGGGCTTTACGAGCTCGAGCTTGGAAAGTTTTATTCGGAAAATCCTCCCGCACCTGCCGGCATTCTCAGGCTGATAAATGATATTGAACATTCAATCTTTGATCCCGTTCCCATTGCCGGAGCGAGCTGGGTGCCCGAAACTGCATCAAAATACAAGGGCGAGTATATTGTTGATATGCACAGGAGCAGAATCCCCAACAATACGCTTCTTTCGCTTGAGGCATTTGCCGAAACTGTAAAGAAGGGCAAACCTGTTCCGGGTATGCTAGAGCACGGCATCGATGCTGCTGTTGCTGTGATATTAGGCGATAAGGCTATGGTAGATAATGAGATAGTTAATTTCCAGAAGGAGCTGGCATAA
- a CDS encoding 2-oxo acid dehydrogenase subunit E2, with translation MEKDITLPAFGSSMKEGLIVTILVEKGQKVSKGDKLFELETDKASYDMKCPEDGTVSEIFVGIDQTVPVGEPVIRLEIPDSKESEDFHIVRLSGLGDDTDEAVVAEIYYKIGDHIKKGSVIAEVETDKAAFDVISEKDGWVRELLASEGDEINNGCPVAVIGPEAGEIPSDIKKEIEGVSGESAELPDGFEVVKLPRLGEETKSAVISAFLCEEGENVQKSDPLIEIETDKAAMEVESHLSGMVECIVAEEGEEAAVGAVLVIVKTEQSESSISGEQIESIKQNNKNLLNEAKRSEPENFRFEEFGDLQEGQVNDSDVSQSLTVIPETPDRGETVPLSRVQKIIGERMVFSKQNIPCFYLNSVVDFTELIEYRKQVNAYGDVKVSFNDFIMKAAADAMKDYPLMTGQAAGDHIKLAEEISIGLAVDTGEALLVPVCKNAAGKSLRETALTNKQLIEKAQTGSLTAGELEGASTAISNLGNLGIDWFIPIVPPGQTSIIGVGRIKETLTKRGGEIQAKQVCTLTISVDHKVVNGAYAAQYMDKVRQILESPNENFN, from the coding sequence ATGGAAAAAGACATCACACTACCGGCTTTCGGGAGTTCCATGAAGGAAGGATTGATTGTTACGATTCTCGTGGAAAAGGGGCAGAAAGTTTCTAAGGGAGATAAACTCTTTGAGCTGGAAACAGACAAAGCCTCTTACGATATGAAATGCCCGGAAGATGGAACTGTAAGCGAGATTTTCGTGGGAATAGACCAGACTGTGCCGGTAGGTGAGCCTGTAATTCGGCTTGAAATCCCAGATTCAAAAGAAAGCGAGGATTTCCATATAGTCCGGCTTTCCGGGCTGGGAGATGACACAGATGAGGCAGTGGTCGCTGAGATATATTATAAAATCGGCGACCACATTAAAAAAGGCAGCGTAATTGCAGAAGTTGAAACTGACAAGGCTGCTTTTGATGTTATTAGCGAAAAAGACGGCTGGGTAAGAGAGCTTCTCGCCAGCGAGGGAGATGAAATCAACAACGGCTGCCCCGTGGCCGTCATTGGCCCAGAGGCTGGAGAGATACCGTCAGATATAAAAAAAGAGATCGAAGGCGTTTCTGGAGAAAGTGCTGAGCTTCCTGACGGGTTTGAGGTGGTGAAACTGCCTCGCCTTGGAGAAGAAACCAAAAGTGCTGTTATATCCGCCTTCCTATGCGAGGAAGGGGAAAATGTTCAAAAATCCGACCCGCTCATAGAGATTGAAACCGACAAGGCTGCTATGGAAGTGGAAAGCCATCTCAGCGGAATGGTTGAATGCATAGTTGCCGAAGAGGGAGAAGAGGCTGCAGTTGGAGCCGTTCTGGTTATAGTGAAAACAGAGCAGTCCGAAAGTTCCATTTCTGGAGAGCAGATTGAATCGATTAAGCAAAACAATAAGAATCTGCTAAACGAAGCCAAAAGGAGTGAGCCAGAAAACTTCAGATTTGAGGAATTCGGAGACTTGCAGGAAGGGCAAGTAAACGATTCAGATGTTAGCCAGAGCCTTACTGTAATCCCTGAAACTCCGGACAGAGGCGAAACTGTACCGCTCTCAAGGGTACAGAAAATAATTGGCGAAAGGATGGTGTTTTCTAAGCAGAATATACCGTGCTTTTATCTAAACAGCGTAGTGGATTTCACCGAGCTGATTGAATACCGCAAACAGGTAAATGCTTACGGGGATGTTAAGGTTTCATTCAACGATTTTATTATGAAAGCAGCAGCGGATGCCATGAAGGATTACCCGCTGATGACCGGCCAGGCAGCCGGAGACCATATCAAACTCGCTGAGGAGATTTCTATCGGGCTTGCCGTAGATACAGGAGAGGCGCTTCTTGTTCCGGTGTGCAAAAATGCCGCAGGAAAATCACTTCGTGAAACAGCACTTACAAATAAGCAGCTCATAGAAAAGGCCCAAACAGGGAGTCTAACAGCCGGGGAGCTTGAAGGCGCATCAACAGCCATAAGCAATCTAGGAAATCTCGGAATAGACTGGTTCATCCCGATTGTTCCCCCCGGACAGACAAGTATTATAGGCGTTGGACGAATAAAAGAAACGCTTACCAAGCGCGGCGGTGAGATTCAGGCAAAACAGGTCTGCACGCTAACGATCAGCGTCGATCACAAAGTGGTAAACGGAGCTTACGCTGCTCAGTATATGGATAAGGTTCGGCAGATTCTTGAAAGTCCGAACGAAAACTTCAACTGA
- a CDS encoding homocysteine S-methyltransferase family protein — MSRKKISEIAKTRILISDGAWGTYLQRKGLEPGECPEKWNLDKPDEVLDIAQSYANAGADMIGANSFGGSKLKLEHFGLSEQCFEINKAAAEISRKAAGEDKWVLGSLGPCGKMLLMGDVTEQQMYDSFAEQVKGLEAGGADAICVETMSDVQEASLAVKAAKDHTNCEVICTLTYERTTGGEYRTMMGIDPEAGTKAAIEAGADIVGTNCGNGFERMIDIVKQIKAVCGDKPILIHANAGLPENVDGVDVFPDTPEFMASLVKDIAQAGANVVGGCCGTTPEHINAIAQAAKDI; from the coding sequence ATGTCCAGAAAGAAAATCAGTGAAATCGCAAAAACCAGAATTCTCATTTCAGACGGTGCTTGGGGCACTTACCTCCAGAGAAAAGGCTTAGAACCTGGGGAATGCCCTGAAAAATGGAACCTTGATAAGCCCGATGAAGTTTTGGATATTGCTCAAAGCTACGCCAATGCTGGCGCAGATATGATTGGAGCGAACAGCTTCGGCGGGAGCAAACTGAAACTCGAGCATTTCGGGCTTAGCGAACAATGCTTTGAAATAAACAAGGCAGCCGCTGAGATTTCACGTAAAGCCGCAGGCGAGGATAAATGGGTATTAGGCTCGCTCGGGCCTTGCGGGAAGATGCTCTTGATGGGAGATGTAACAGAACAGCAGATGTATGACAGCTTTGCAGAGCAGGTTAAAGGGCTTGAAGCGGGCGGCGCTGATGCGATTTGTGTGGAAACAATGAGCGACGTACAGGAAGCATCCCTTGCTGTAAAAGCTGCGAAAGACCATACAAACTGCGAGGTTATCTGCACGCTTACCTATGAGAGAACTACCGGCGGTGAGTACAGAACAATGATGGGAATCGACCCAGAGGCCGGCACGAAAGCCGCAATTGAAGCTGGGGCAGATATCGTTGGTACAAACTGCGGGAACGGCTTCGAAAGGATGATCGATATTGTAAAGCAGATTAAAGCAGTTTGCGGGGATAAGCCTATCCTTATACACGCAAACGCAGGGCTTCCGGAAAATGTTGACGGTGTGGATGTTTTCCCTGATACGCCTGAATTTATGGCCTCGCTCGTGAAAGATATTGCCCAGGCGGGTGCTAATGTAGTTGGCGGATGCTGCGGAACAACCCCCGAACATATTAACGCAATTGCTCAGGCAGCCAAAGATATTTAA
- a CDS encoding phosphotransacetylase family protein, giving the protein MNNIYIAATLKDCGKTSVTLGLMQQLREIGHNPGYIKPVGQQYIEHNGQKLDEDAVLILDGLGFQIDNPKDMSPIAIERGFTKKYINHPDPTRLENKIHNAFSKLNGNHELNLVEGTGHAGVGSCFGLSNARVAELTDSKVIIVAPGGIGKMLDEVSLSLSLFREHNVEILGVIQNKVRQDKYEKVVETVTKALDNMGIKFLGAIPYYKMLTQYTIEQIAQTFNYEVLCGGCAVRNKIDSVVVAAMEPENVLRHIRPRSLIITPGDRMDNILLAISLSKTKTYHDSFCTGGLILTGGLMPHDEILNLLVASEIPVLFTQEETYTVSARMKDLLFKIRPNDTDKIKKTHQMVKEHVDVDYILSKFN; this is encoded by the coding sequence ATGAATAATATATACATAGCAGCAACACTCAAAGACTGCGGAAAAACAAGCGTTACATTAGGCCTGATGCAGCAGCTTCGCGAAATCGGGCACAACCCGGGCTATATAAAGCCTGTGGGGCAGCAGTATATTGAGCATAACGGACAGAAGCTCGATGAAGATGCGGTTCTGATTCTTGACGGGCTGGGCTTTCAGATAGACAACCCAAAAGATATGAGTCCTATAGCAATAGAGAGAGGATTTACGAAAAAATATATAAATCACCCTGATCCCACAAGGCTCGAAAACAAGATACATAATGCTTTCAGCAAACTCAACGGAAATCACGAGCTCAATCTCGTAGAAGGCACCGGCCATGCTGGAGTAGGCAGCTGCTTCGGGCTTTCAAACGCAAGGGTAGCTGAGCTTACAGATTCAAAAGTTATAATTGTTGCCCCGGGCGGAATTGGCAAGATGCTTGATGAGGTTTCCCTTTCGCTCTCCCTTTTCAGAGAACATAATGTTGAAATTCTCGGGGTAATACAGAATAAAGTGCGTCAGGATAAATACGAAAAGGTTGTTGAAACCGTAACAAAGGCTCTTGACAACATGGGGATTAAATTTCTCGGAGCAATCCCCTACTACAAAATGCTTACTCAGTACACTATAGAGCAGATTGCACAAACCTTCAATTATGAGGTTTTGTGTGGCGGCTGCGCAGTGAGGAACAAGATCGACAGCGTGGTAGTAGCAGCAATGGAGCCTGAAAACGTGCTGAGGCACATCAGGCCGCGATCGCTTATTATTACCCCGGGAGACAGAATGGATAATATTCTTCTTGCCATAAGCCTTTCAAAAACTAAAACATACCATGACAGTTTTTGTACCGGCGGGCTTATTCTTACCGGCGGGCTTATGCCGCACGATGAAATTCTGAATCTGCTTGTGGCAAGCGAGATTCCTGTTCTTTTTACGCAGGAAGAAACATACACCGTTTCTGCGAGAATGAAAGACCTGCTCTTTAAGATCAGGCCTAACGATACCGATAAAATTAAAAAGACTCACCAGATGGTGAAAGAACATGTTGACGTTGATTACATATTAAGTAAGTTCAATTAA